In Bradyrhizobium sp. 1(2017), one DNA window encodes the following:
- a CDS encoding TAXI family TRAP transporter solute-binding subunit, translated as MLLQTACLEAQTPRNAKADTGGVRQPLPQEREKNRMNAWTVGLAGGLLEGAPIRLAAEMARVVDDGADLHLLPIVTRGATDNLNALLYLRGVDTAIINSDALEEYKIQVPQIQSRITYLLNLFPSELHIFVRPEITSLQDLAGKKVNFNTQGTAAAYSGPLILSRLGIDVEKTFIPHQLALEQMRKGEMSAVVFITSKPVDAFVRGRWEAGFKFLPVQYDRRFEDYYLPATLDSKEYPNLIKQGERVSTIAVPTALVSFNWPPRSNRYQRVARLVDYLFARIDRLQAPGFDPKWQSINLAATVPGLARFQAAQEWLDHKARSAQARP; from the coding sequence ATGCTGCTTCAGACCGCTTGCCTGGAAGCCCAAACCCCGAGGAATGCCAAAGCCGATACGGGGGGCGTCCGACAGCCTCTCCCGCAGGAGCGCGAAAAGAACCGGATGAACGCCTGGACGGTCGGGCTCGCCGGCGGCCTGCTCGAGGGCGCGCCGATCCGCCTCGCCGCGGAGATGGCCCGCGTCGTGGACGACGGAGCAGATCTGCATCTCCTGCCCATCGTCACGCGGGGGGCCACCGACAACCTGAATGCGCTGCTCTATTTGCGGGGGGTCGATACCGCGATCATCAATTCCGATGCGCTTGAAGAGTACAAGATCCAGGTTCCGCAGATCCAAAGTCGGATCACCTATTTGCTGAATCTCTTTCCGTCCGAGCTGCACATTTTCGTGCGGCCCGAGATCACAAGCCTGCAGGACCTTGCCGGCAAGAAGGTGAACTTCAACACCCAGGGCACCGCAGCCGCCTATTCAGGACCGCTGATCCTGAGCCGTCTTGGTATCGATGTCGAAAAGACGTTCATTCCGCATCAGCTTGCCCTGGAACAGATGCGCAAAGGCGAGATGTCGGCCGTCGTATTCATCACGTCGAAGCCCGTCGACGCCTTTGTACGCGGCCGCTGGGAAGCTGGATTCAAGTTTCTCCCGGTTCAGTACGACAGAAGGTTCGAGGACTATTATCTGCCCGCGACCCTGGACTCCAAAGAGTATCCCAATCTCATCAAGCAAGGTGAGCGGGTCTCGACCATCGCGGTGCCAACGGCTCTCGTCTCGTTCAATTGGCCGCCGCGTTCGAATCGCTACCAGCGCGTGGCGCGCCTTGTCGACTACCTGTTCGCGCGGATTGACCGGCTGCAGGCGCCAGGCTTTGATCCGAAGTGGCAGTCGATCAACCTGGCCGCGACCGTCCCCGGGCTCGCCCGCTTCCAGGCCGCCCAGGAATGGCTGGATCACAAGGCGCGCAGCGCGCAGGCGCGGCCATGA
- a CDS encoding DsrE family protein, whose protein sequence is MAVISGVAMLILVAPNALAQQGNQLFPQASEKSQASDQKNSGRQTQANKSAQKRTSKQDLASRAAMAQATSPGIAKKPHQLILQVNSNEPAMMNLALNNATNVAQYYRDLGEPVSIEVVTFGPGLHMLREDTSPVKPRIEMLAMSNPEISFKACGNTQDNMRKAENKDINLIAQATVVKSGVVRVMELQEQGWSYVKP, encoded by the coding sequence ATGGCAGTCATAAGCGGCGTGGCGATGCTGATTCTGGTCGCACCAAACGCGCTGGCGCAGCAGGGCAACCAATTGTTCCCGCAGGCGAGCGAGAAGAGCCAGGCGAGCGACCAGAAGAATTCGGGTCGCCAGACGCAGGCGAACAAGTCGGCGCAGAAACGCACGAGCAAGCAGGACCTTGCGAGCAGGGCGGCAATGGCTCAGGCGACGAGCCCCGGGATCGCCAAGAAGCCGCATCAGCTGATACTGCAGGTCAATTCCAACGAGCCGGCGATGATGAACCTCGCACTCAACAACGCGACCAACGTCGCCCAATATTACCGCGACCTCGGCGAGCCGGTGTCGATCGAGGTCGTCACCTTTGGCCCCGGCCTTCACATGCTGCGCGAAGACACGTCGCCGGTGAAGCCGCGCATCGAGATGCTGGCGATGAGCAACCCCGAAATTTCCTTCAAGGCCTGCGGCAACACCCAGGACAACATGCGCAAGGCAGAGAACAAGGACATCAACCTGATCGCACAGGCGACGGTGGTTAAGTCCGGTGTCGTCCGCGTCATGGAGCTGCAGGAACAGGGCTGGAGCTACGTCAAACCGTGA
- a CDS encoding SDR family NAD(P)-dependent oxidoreductase, with protein sequence MDLGLKSKTAVVTGASIGIGRAIARGLAAEGVRVVGVARRTNLLAELVKEVGGGLITPFEQDVMAEEAAEKIAAFAMKELGHVDILVNNAGGSRPLPVDAPDSKWDEAIALNFTSYRRIAHALLPQMIERKWGRIVNITGKSEPEGLNAAFAAKAAVHAWAKGLSREIGEHGITINCIPPGRIMSEQIRRNYPPDYRERFAEEEIPVGYWGEPEDLAALAVFLASPVARYITGTVIPVDGGLRRYQF encoded by the coding sequence ATGGACCTCGGGCTCAAATCGAAAACTGCTGTCGTCACCGGCGCGAGCATCGGCATCGGCCGTGCCATCGCCAGAGGGCTGGCTGCCGAAGGCGTGCGCGTCGTCGGCGTGGCGCGGCGCACCAATCTGCTTGCCGAGTTGGTGAAGGAAGTCGGTGGCGGATTGATCACGCCGTTCGAGCAGGACGTGATGGCCGAGGAGGCCGCCGAGAAGATCGCGGCCTTCGCGATGAAGGAGCTCGGCCATGTCGATATCCTCGTCAACAATGCCGGCGGCAGCCGTCCCCTCCCCGTCGATGCGCCCGACAGCAAGTGGGACGAGGCGATCGCGCTCAACTTCACCAGCTATCGCCGCATCGCCCATGCCCTGCTGCCGCAGATGATCGAGCGCAAATGGGGCCGCATCGTCAACATCACCGGCAAGTCCGAGCCGGAAGGCCTCAACGCCGCCTTCGCCGCGAAAGCCGCGGTGCACGCCTGGGCCAAGGGCCTGTCGCGCGAGATCGGCGAGCACGGCATCACCATCAACTGCATCCCGCCCGGCCGCATCATGAGCGAGCAGATTCGCCGCAACTACCCGCCGGATTATCGCGAGCGCTTCGCGGAAGAGGAAATCCCGGTCGGCTATTGGGGCGAGCCGGAAGACCTCGCGGCCCTCGCCGTGTTCCTGGCGTCCCCGGTGGCGCGCTACATCACGGGCACGGTGATCCCGGTGGACGGGGGCTTGCGGCGGTATCAGTTTTAG
- a CDS encoding methyltransferase domain-containing protein encodes MVWDPQQYLKFSGHRLRPAVDLLMRIPDFAPRAIADLGAGAGNVTKLIKERWPDASVTGVEGSAEMVAAGRKAAPDVEWSHEDLGHWRPAKRYDLIYSNAALHWLPNHAALFPSVMKEVTPGGMLAVQMPRNFTAPSHVLIGETALDGPWRSKVEHLVTPPPVEGPAFYHELLSPLSQNIDIWETEYLQVLEGENPVKEWTKGTWLTRYLDVLQGDEKAAFEAAYGARVARSYPKNAAGQTLFPFRRLFMVAQRKG; translated from the coding sequence ATGGTTTGGGATCCGCAGCAATATCTGAAGTTCTCCGGCCACCGCCTGCGGCCTGCCGTCGACCTGTTGATGCGAATTCCGGATTTCGCGCCGCGCGCGATCGCGGATCTCGGGGCGGGCGCCGGAAATGTGACGAAACTGATCAAGGAGCGCTGGCCCGATGCAAGCGTGACCGGCGTCGAGGGCTCGGCCGAGATGGTCGCGGCAGGCCGCAAGGCCGCGCCCGACGTGGAATGGTCACATGAAGACCTCGGCCATTGGCGTCCCGCAAAGCGGTATGACTTGATCTATTCCAATGCCGCACTGCACTGGCTGCCCAATCATGCGGCACTGTTCCCGTCGGTCATGAAGGAGGTGACGCCTGGCGGCATGCTCGCGGTGCAGATGCCGCGCAACTTCACCGCGCCCTCGCATGTGTTGATCGGCGAGACGGCCCTGGACGGTCCCTGGCGATCCAAGGTCGAGCACCTCGTCACCCCGCCGCCGGTCGAGGGGCCGGCCTTCTATCACGAGCTTCTTTCGCCGCTGTCACAAAACATCGACATCTGGGAGACCGAATATCTGCAGGTGCTCGAAGGCGAGAACCCCGTGAAGGAATGGACCAAGGGGACCTGGCTGACGCGCTATCTCGATGTCCTGCAGGGTGACGAGAAGGCCGCGTTCGAAGCGGCCTATGGGGCGCGCGTCGCAAGGTCCTATCCGAAGAATGC